A stretch of DNA from Heptranchias perlo isolate sHepPer1 unplaced genomic scaffold, sHepPer1.hap1 HAP1_SCAFFOLD_64, whole genome shotgun sequence:
AACACTGTTACAACAAATTGCGGGGAACATCTtcaatgaagataaagggaatgaaatgaaatgtgtcatacagttacatctcgctgctctgtctgacaattttagtcgctacttctcgacagagggatttgaaaatttgaaggaaaagcgttggatgaaagatccttttgctttcgaaaatcctgaatagACAATTAaactaaacttgatgcctgagcaagaaaacgaactggtgcgactcacctgtgagcacactgaaaacacgccacaagttaTTCAGTGTATCTTCTTTTTggctcagtgctttcaaagaatatcctctgttgactaagattagtgttctgttgttgctgccatTCACAACAGcctacatgtgcgaactgggattttcgactttgagaatgttgaaaacaagagaaagaaaccgagtcaTCAGGGCACCTGATAAGCGTGTCgagctttcatcttgtgatccagattggaatgagatcatgaacaacaggcagacccaTCCGTCACATTAtttaagtgaaactcaacctgatcttttatttactgtatttatactgtaattaaaatgtttttcaagtaacgtcgttgtcttattttatttattacttgaagtaaagtgaagagcgagcatgttttgacctttattgggatttgatgaaaactccagtcagaagatattattttttgggtccctgggggaagtgtttttcttccactgagtcacgagaaaatttttttaaaataaatgttctacattgtacggtcagtgtctgtttagcaaaccggctctgaattcctcagtctgtatttcgAGAAACGGTTCTGTGCGCGACGCGGGCAATAAAACACTGACCCACGCACTGCGACTCATGGCTGCCGGAGGCCCCACAATCCGCCATGCcgcagaaacccctctatctttCGAACGCGCTGACTTCCCgctcagactgcgcatgctccccagGCCCGCCGTGCATTCTGGGAAGGCATCGCTCCTTTCCTTTGTtcgcgagtcggactcggtggaaacgggagaaaAAAACGAGAAGCGGCGGGTAGGACGGGGGAGGCGCTGGGTGATGGGTGTAATGGAGTCCCGGGACCCCCGGCTCTGATTCGGGGCCTGAGCCCTACTCGGTGTTGATGAGACTCCGCTCTTtgcaaatgcaggttgttgttgatctgCTCCGGTTGGCCTCAGCTTTGCCGGACGTAATCAGCCAGGGACGGTGACTGTGCTGCTCCCCACAGTTGAAACGCCCTCAGCTCGCTGTACAGGCTCACAGGTGCAGAATTACCACTTGGCCGGGTACTGGAGGGCAAACAGTGACTGGGCCCGAAACCCAACATCACGCAGAACCTTCAAGagagaaaaggaggaaaaatagatcctgcgatgaatctggatttcaaaACAGCGAGGAAGTGTCACGGAGGGATAGTGTGTGGGATGGGGGAATTCAGAGTTTAATTGGGGCAAGGAGGGatagtgtgtgggatggggatttacagcttaataggggcaaggagggagagtgtgtgggatggtgatttacagcttaataggggcgagggagagtgtgttagacGGGGCATTCACAGCTTAGGAGGGGCAAGGGAGAAAAGACTGTTCCAGAGAAACTAGAACTgtgtgttctgaatttctatcctgtacttatggTGATgaattatgtaaatgatgaacacagatgcgtagactaggcttgtattctcttgaataaaCAATATTTAggattgatctaattgaggtgtttaagatgattagaggttttgatagagtcgatggagataaactatttcctctggtgggagagtccagaacaagcgggaatcatcttaaaattagagctcggccattgaggggtgacgtcaggaagtaattcttcacacaaaggggagtggaaatctggaactctcttcactccaaaaagctgttgaggctgggggtcaattgtaaatttgaaaattgagattgatagatttgtgtttggCCAAAGTATTAAGGGCTATGATACGAagtagggtagatagagttaagatataaatcagccatgatctaattgaatggcggaaccggctcgtggggctaaatggccaactcctgttccgatgttcctaaatGCAGCAATCCGCAATAAGTTTGTGGATGGCAAGAGCATtgctcacaagtgaacggacatctggagggagatgcggtgagaggaggtgactggtcagggagtgtctgtaaatgaagcagaaatgataaccggtcagggagtgtctgcaaatgatggagaaatgcgATTGGTCAGGAAGTGTCTATAAATTAagtagaaatggggacgttcagggagcgtctgtcaatgaaggagaaatagtgattgGTCAGGAAGTGtctctaaatgaaggagaaattgcgaCTGGTCATGGAGTgtccgtaaatgaaggataactggtgactggtcatggagtgtctgtaaatgaaggagaactggtgacaggtcagggggtgtctgtaaatgaaggagaactggtgacaggtcagggggtgtctgtaaatgaaggagaaatgctgactagttcgggagtgtctgtaaatcaaGGATAAATGGTGACTGGACAGGGATTGTCtccaaatgaaggataaatggtgccgGGTGAGGGAGTGTCTATATATGAAGGAGAAGCGGTgaagggtcagggagtgtctataaatgaaagagaaatggggaCGGGACAGTGAATGTTTGTAAATGAAgatgaaatggtgattggtcagggagtgtctgtaaatgaaggaaaaaatgTCTcattagggagtgtctgtaaatgaaggaaacataGTGTCTGGTTAGGGAGTGTCTATTAATGAAAtcgaaatggtgacgggtcagggcgtggctataaatgaaggaggaatggtgacgggtcagggagtgtttaTAAATGCAGGTGAAATGGCGTCTGGTATGGGAGTATCTATAAATAGGGGAggacatggtgacaggtcagggagtgtctataaatgaaggagaaacggtgACGGGACAGGGAGTATCGATAAATGACGGAGAAATTGTGACAGTTCaagcagagtctgtaaatgatggagaaatggtgacttgtcAGGCAGCGTTtgttaatgaaggagaaatagaaaCTGGTCAAggagtgtctgtcaatgaaggaggaatggtgattggtccgggagtgtctgtgaatgcagGAGAAATGTTGACAGGTCAGGTAATGTCCATAAATGAAGAAATAGTGATGGGCCAGGGAGCGTCTATTAATGAAGGAAAATgctgactggtcagagagagtttttaaatgaaggagaaatggtgtttgctcagggagtgtctgtcaatgaaggtGAAATGCTGACTGGTCAGGGACTGTCTGCAAataaaggagaaattgtgataggTCAGGGAtagtctttaaatgaaggagaaatggtgactggtcagaaaGATTCCGTCGCCAAATTTGGGAGGTATTACATATGGACTGCCTACAGGCAGCTATAGGGAGGGACATAATGTCGAAATGAGGGGCAGACCATATACACACAGCAAGAgtgagcatcttcaggagaggagaggggaaccagtgagtgcagaacagcatccaaccagagtcagcaccttcaggggaggagatggTTGGGAGCAGTGCGTGTAGAACTGAACCTAGCCAGAactagcaccttcaggggaggagagggaatggaaccagtgagtgtagaactgaaaccaGTCCGAGTCGGGATCTTCAAGACAGAAAaattaaatagaaggaaaattgttggaagtggtgcgatgggtttgggtttcagcagagggaggagggtgagtgtgcgggacgggcatttacagtctgggggaatgagcgggtcgaatgttccatagaaactggaattgcctgttctgaatttaaatctcgtattcacagtgaggacttttgttatctccttttacagggtattagaaggggaggatttgcagacgacaaactcaaaccaaacatcacgtcaagatctgacagtcactctattcaccagcacctgaagattatcggccttaaaatataggagaaatgttgatctgttccacctgtgggaaaagatttcaaacatcactgtgaCTGGAATAGCAGCgaaacacacacacccgagtgagagtgttccagtgcactgactgtggaaagaaatttaaccagttacacagcctgaaaaaacatcgtaccattcacagtggggagaaaccagacaagtgttctctgtgcagacgagacttgtactgatcgtccaacctggagagacacgaggacgcccgcaccatggagaaaccgtggaaatgtggggactgtgggaggggattcagttactcgtcccggctggaaactcatcgacacagacacactggggagaggccgttcacctgctccgtgtgtgggaagggattcactcagtcatcccacctcattgaacatcaacttgttcacactgataagagactttttaaatgttctgtctgtgagaagagctttaaaagaaaaagtgatctgctgacacaccaacgtattcacagtggggagaggccgttcacctgctccgtgtgtgggaagggattcattcagtcatccaacctgctgacacaccagcgaattcacactggggagaggccgttcacctgctccgtgtgtgggagcggattcactcaatcttcccacctcattgaacatcaacttgttcacactgataagtgtctttttaaatgttctgtctgtgagaagagatttaaaagaaaaagtgatctgctgacacaccaacgtactcacactggggagaggccgttcatctgctccttgtgtgggaagggatttactcgctcatccagcctactgacacaccagcgagtccacactggggagatgccgttcacctgctctgtgtgtgggaagcgattcactcgatcatcccacctcctgagacatcagcaagttcacatcggggagaggccattcacctgctccctgtgcgggaagggattcgctcagtcatccaccctgctgacacaccagcgagttcacactggggagaggccgttcacctgctccgtgtgtgggaagagcttcactcagtcatccaccctgctgacacaccaacgagttcacactggggagaggccattcacctgctctgtgtgtgggaaggaattcacttgttcatccggcctcattgaacaccaacttgttcacattgataagagaccctttaaatgttcaaactgtgagaagagctttaaaagaacatgGGATCTGATGAGACATGAACGTATTCACATTGAGGAGAGGCCGAtcacctgttccgtgtgtgggatgggattcactcagtcatcccacctgctgagtcaccagcgagttcacatgtgactgcaggagttggattctgctgttattgctgtatCCAGGACTAAACcacgttcattctgacagttggagtttgtttctgatgttaatgaccccctttaactgggctgcagtttagtattctgtacaagtgtcaaataaatcagctttcttttgaaCACAGTGTTTTTGACCTTCATATCTCGATGATAAAAGAAACAGTTGGAGGACTTATGACGACGTGAGTTGAATACATCTTCGTACTGAgctcctccacctttttaaaagatggatcttcAAGATatccaagtctgacaggacataAAATTCTATTTTATCACAGGGTCCAgttcaatcagcctgagcagtTTTCCACTctccttgtgtgaaaaagagcttcctgatttcaatcctagacgccctagctctaaatttaaggttatgtcctcttgttctggattcccccaacagagaaaatagtttctgttTCTACCacttcgaatccctttatcattttaaatccctggatcagatcacccttcaaacttctaaactcaaaggaatgcaaaaccaagtttatgcaaccggtcctc
This window harbors:
- the LOC137317912 gene encoding zinc finger protein 271-like; the encoded protein is MEKPWKCGDCGRGFSYSSRLETHRHRHTGERPFTCSVCGKGFTQSSHLIEHQLVHTDKRLFKCSVCEKSFKRKSDLLTHQRIHSGERPFTCSVCGKGFIQSSNLLTHQRIHTGERPFTCSVCGSGFTQSSHLIEHQLVHTDKCLFKCSVCEKRFKRKSDLLTHQRTHTGERPFICSLCGKGFTRSSSLLTHQRVHTGEMPFTCSVCGKRFTRSSHLLRHQQVHIGERPFTCSLCGKGFAQSSTLLTHQRVHTGERPFTCSVCGKSFTQSSTLLTHQRVHTGERPFTCSVCGKEFTCSSGLIEHQLVHIDKRPFKCSNCEKSFKRTWDLMRHERIHIEERPITCSVCGMGFTQSSHLLSHQRVHM